From the genome of Arthrobacter sp. SLBN-122:
TTCGAGGTGCGTGACGGTGCCATCGTGAGCCAGGACAGTTACGACTGCTATTACCGGTAGCCCTGCAACTGCGGGTTCGTGCGCTGGTGCATGGTGAAACGCCTGGCCGCCCACTGGTTCACCCCGGGGATGGCAGCGGCAGCGCCGATCGCAGCAGTGCGGACCCGAAGGAGCGGCCGGGGCAGCGGCCTGCCCAGCATCATGTTGATTTCGGCCTGCCGGCGGGATGCGGCGGCAGCCCGGCGGCGGCTCTTCTCGAACTCCCGGAGCCTGGTCCCCGTGGATTCGCCCGCCAGCGCGGAACAGATCACAGGGACCAGCTCCGCAGCATCCAGCCAGCCCAGGTTCATGCCCTGCCCGCCAATGGGGCTGATCTCGTGGGCAGCGTCCCCCAGCAGCACAGTCCGTCCTGCCACCATCCGCCGGGCGATCGCCGCCCTTACGCTGAAAGCGCTCAGCATCGAGTTCGTGGCTGCATCAGGCAGGAAGCCGGTCCGGCTGTGCACCAGTTCCGCCAGCTCCCGGGGACCTGCTTCAGGCTGGGCCGGGCGGTCCAGCCGCACCACCCAGCGCCGCACACGGCCGGGCAGTGGAAAGGACTCGACGATCCCTTCCGGTTCGAGGAACAGGACGGCCTTCTCCCCGTAGCCGCTGCCGTCGTCGAAATCCCCCATGAGGTAGTGGTCGGGATAGGACTTCCGGTCCACCGGCACGCCCAGGGCGCCACGGAGCAGGGACCGGGCACCATCTGCCGCCACCAGCAAGGCGGCGGTGGCGGTACTGCCGTGGCCACTGCCCAGGATCGGGGCACCCGGGCTGGACTGCACCGCGACGGTGACCTTGTCGCCGTCGTCCCTGGCTCCGGTGACGCTGGCACCCCTGACCAGTGCCCCGGGGTCCAGGGCGCGGACACGGTCCTCCAGGAGTTCCTCTGTCCTGAACTGCGGCAGGGCAAGGACAAAGGGATAGTGGTCCGATACGGCGTCGAACGCCATGGTTCCCACTGTTCTTCCGCTGCTGACCGCCATGCCCGTCCTGATGCGGATGCCTTCCTGGACCAGGCCGGACGCAACCCGGATCCCGGCCAGTGCCTCCAACGCCGGAGGATGGATTCCGATGGCGCGGGTATGCCGGTTCCGTGACGTCCGCTGTTCAAGAACCTTTACCTTGACGCCTTCCTGCAGGAGGGCGGCAGCCAGGTACAGGCCCACGGGACCGCCCCCGGCGATCAGGACATCGGCGTCCACGTCAGCCTCGCCGGTACGTGAGGACCTGGTGGAAGGCCGACGAGCGCACCACGGACCAGCCCGGGGGAGCGGCGGCCGCCAACTCGGCCGGCCTGTAGCTGCGCCGGATGGAAGTGAGGCCGTCTTCCCGGATGAAGGACCGCCGGAACGGCAGCGCCGCCACGCTGAACAGGGCAAACGCCGCCGGGCTGCGGACCAGGTCGTTGTGCAGCGCCTTTCGGGCCGCCAGGATTTCCGAGTCCGCCAGGAGTCTCCGGAGCTCTTCCGGTTCCAGATGGTGCAGCACATGGTTGGAAATGACGACGTCGAACCGGGTGCCATCACTGACCAGGTCGCTGCTGTGAGCGTTCCGGAATTCGACGCCGGCCATGGAGGGGCGCTGCCGGGCGAAACGGGCTGCGCGGGGATCGGGATCGATGCCCGTGATGTGCATCGCCTTGCCGTCCCGCGCGGCCCACCGGGCCAGCATCACGGCCAGGTCGCCTCCGCCGGAGCCGATGTCCAGCACCGTCAACGGGTGTTGAGCAGGCGTGATCATGGGTCGAAGCTCCTTGGCATACAGCTTCCGCCAGCCGGACAGCACCCTGTTGATGACACCAAACTGCCGGTACGTGTTGTCCAGGAGGCGGGCATCACAGTCCGGCCGGTCCATCTGCTCGATATCCGTGGTGGCGCGTTGGCGCAGCAAAATTCCCATTCGACGGAGTCCGCGTCAGGCGACGGGCGCTTCGGCGGCCGTCCGGCTTTGGAACATCCTCAGATCAGCCTCTGCCGCATTGTCCTCCTGGCCGCCTGCTGCCTGCCGGAGCTTGGTGAACAGGCCGGTTTCCACCGTCAGGCCAGGGCCAAAGGCCATGGAACAGATGCGCTCGTCCCCGGCAGGTGCCTCCTGGAGGGGTTGTTCCAGGATGTGCTTGAGGACGAAAAGGACGGTGGCGCTGCTCATGTTGCCGTAATTGCGCAGGATCTCCCGTGCCGGGACCAGCTGGACATCGCTGAGGCCAAGCCTCGACTGCACTTTGTCCAGGATGCTGCGGCCGCCGGGATGGATGGCCCAGTGGGGGATTGCCGTGTATGGGAGCGCCGCCAGTTCCGGTTCCGTTTCGAGAAGGGGCTCCAGGGCGCCGACAATGTGGTCGTCGATGATGTGCGGAACGTAGTTTCCAAGAACCATCTCGAAGCCGTTGTCGCCGATGTTCCACGCCATGGAATCCTCGCCGACCGGCGTCAGGACTGTCTCGAAGTGGTCCAGTTTCATCAGTGCCGTTTCTTCCGCGCCTTGACGGGCAGTCACGACGGCGGCGGCGGCGCCATCGGCGAACAGTGCAGAGCCCATGATGGTGTCCGGGTCGTTGGAGGTGCGGACGTGGAGTGAGCACAGTTCGGCGCAGACAACGAGGACGACGGCGTTGGGGTCAGCCTCGCAAAACAGTTTCGCCGCACGGAGCGCGGGAAAGGCCGCGTAGCAGCCCATGAAGCCCAGGTGGTATCGCTGGACTGCCGGGTTAAGGCCAAGTTCGCGGACCAGTTTATAGTCGGGGCCAGGATTGAAGAAGCCGGTGCAGGAAACTGTGACGAGGTGAGTTATGTCAAGTAAATCGAGTTCCGGGGCTGCCTGCAGGGCAGCGCGGGCGGCCTCTACGAACAGTTTGGTGGCCTCGCTGGCAAAGATATCGTTGCGCACTTTGGTGCTGGGGTTCAGCAGCAACCCGGTTTCCTGGTCATAGAACTGCGGATTTTCCGAACGGCACGTGTTGGTGAGTTCCTGCACGGCGGTGAACCTTGTCTCGATGGCTGCACCATCAAAACAGGTATTGACCAGCCGTGAACCCAAACGGGACAGACCCGGCTGGGCCGCAAAAACATCACGGGCTTCGGACTGGATCAGCTTTGTCCCCGGAACTGCAGTTTCAAGTGAGCGCACATAGACCGTCATTGATTCATTCTTGACGGGCGCCAGAATAAAGACAATGGGGTTTGGGGCTTTGACCAGCGCTTTTGCCGGGGCTTTTCAGAGTCACAAGGCGGCTCGTTGAGACCCCAATCCCGGCCTGCCCTAAAGCGCCGATAATCTACATTATGTCAAGTAACTCTTGAGAGGACCCCGGCTGCGGCTACCCCACCGGCCTCCGGCTAGTGACGCCGCTGCATCGAGGCCCCCACCACGGCACCGACGCCAAGCCCCAGCGCGAGGCCCCAAAACGGCGTATGGAACAGTGCCAGCCCCAGGCTGATCCCCAAGGCAGCGCCGAGCAGGCTGCAAATCCACAAGGCCTTGTTCACTGCGCCTCCCATAGAGCCGGACTGACCCCGGCTTCCTGCTGAGACCCTACTGCATACCTATCCCCTGGGGCCTGAAAATGGGGAGCCGGTCCTGCAAGTTGGGTAGCTCCCACCCATGGCGCCATCCGCCGGGCGATCTAGCCTTTTGGACATGCCGGCAGGCCGGAAGGGTCTGCTGCGGGCACGCAACGGAGGGCTCCCAAAGATCCCTTCCATGTTCATACAGTCGGCGGCGGCGCCCGGTCTTCCTGATTCTTCCTAGGACACCCCATGTTTGAACTCCCCCGACTGCAGGCCTGCATGCCTTGCCCCGCCATATGCGCCGGATGCCGCGCAGATATGCATAAGGAGGCGCTGCGGCAAGCCCCCGGAATACCTGTGGTTCTGCTCCGACCGGCAGCTGTCAAAGTACGGGCCATCCGGGCCACAGCCCTTGCCTATACCGTGACCCACATCCTCGTTGAGTGGGATGGAAGCAGCGGCTACCACCTCCGCTGGGAAGCCAGCTGGCTTATCCGCAGGTTCCCGCAATGAACAGCGGCCGACGGCTACCTATCAGGCCCTCAACCCTGCGGGCTGCCCGGGCATGGCCCGAAACTGGCTTAGGTAAGTAGCACCCAAAACCGCAATCAGGTACGTCCTACGCGTGTTCGCCCTGAAAGCACAAACCTATCGTCGTGGGCAGGACGGCAGCTACCACGTTGTCGTCGGCACCCGATGTTGGAAGTCACCTCTTCCGAAGCGTCGGCCAACGCTGCCCGGGTCCTTGCCGCAGCTCGAGGACTGGCAGCTGCTTCCCAGGCGAGGGTTCCTCCCCCTCATAAATGTTCTCCAGGTTTTCCACCCAGGGGCCTCAATGACGAACGTCTCCTCCTTTTTGCCCGACGTCCAGCCACCCGTGTTTTTCGATGCCAGCGGAAAGCGCTGGAATCGAATCCTGAACGCTCTGCTGGCCGCAGCACTGTCCGTTGTTCTGGCACTGTGCGCCGTGCTGCCCGGCGCCACCGCTCCCCTGCGGCAGGGCCAGCTGAACCAGTCTCCTGACTACCCGCGCGCGCTGCTTGCCCAGCAGTACCTGAAGAACATTCCGAAAGTCGGCTACGAACAGGGCAACGAAGTCTTCCATCGCATTGCGCTTGTGGAGCGGCGTGATGGCACCACCCTGCTGAAGGACCCCTTCAGCAACGAAGTATGGCGGGAGGCCACAGCGAACGAAGCTAAGGCCATCGGCAAGAGGCCCTACGCGGTTGAAGCCTACGGACTTCCCCCGGACCACACGCTGATGCTGACCTTCGACGACGGCCCGGACCCCCGCTATACCCCCGAGATCCTGGACCTCCTGTCGCGCG
Proteins encoded in this window:
- a CDS encoding FAD-dependent oxidoreductase codes for the protein MDADVLIAGGGPVGLYLAAALLQEGVKVKVLEQRTSRNRHTRAIGIHPPALEALAGIRVASGLVQEGIRIRTGMAVSSGRTVGTMAFDAVSDHYPFVLALPQFRTEELLEDRVRALDPGALVRGASVTGARDDGDKVTVAVQSSPGAPILGSGHGSTATAALLVAADGARSLLRGALGVPVDRKSYPDHYLMGDFDDGSGYGEKAVLFLEPEGIVESFPLPGRVRRWVVRLDRPAQPEAGPRELAELVHSRTGFLPDAATNSMLSAFSVRAAIARRMVAGRTVLLGDAAHEISPIGGQGMNLGWLDAAELVPVICSALAGESTGTRLREFEKSRRRAAAASRRQAEINMMLGRPLPRPLLRVRTAAIGAAAAIPGVNQWAARRFTMHQRTNPQLQGYR
- a CDS encoding class I SAM-dependent methyltransferase, with protein sequence MGILLRQRATTDIEQMDRPDCDARLLDNTYRQFGVINRVLSGWRKLYAKELRPMITPAQHPLTVLDIGSGGGDLAVMLARWAARDGKAMHITGIDPDPRAARFARQRPSMAGVEFRNAHSSDLVSDGTRFDVVISNHVLHHLEPEELRRLLADSEILAARKALHNDLVRSPAAFALFSVAALPFRRSFIREDGLTSIRRSYRPAELAAAAPPGWSVVRSSAFHQVLTYRRG
- a CDS encoding type III polyketide synthase produces the protein MTVYVRSLETAVPGTKLIQSEARDVFAAQPGLSRLGSRLVNTCFDGAAIETRFTAVQELTNTCRSENPQFYDQETGLLLNPSTKVRNDIFASEATKLFVEAARAALQAAPELDLLDITHLVTVSCTGFFNPGPDYKLVRELGLNPAVQRYHLGFMGCYAAFPALRAAKLFCEADPNAVVLVVCAELCSLHVRTSNDPDTIMGSALFADGAAAAVVTARQGAEETALMKLDHFETVLTPVGEDSMAWNIGDNGFEMVLGNYVPHIIDDHIVGALEPLLETEPELAALPYTAIPHWAIHPGGRSILDKVQSRLGLSDVQLVPAREILRNYGNMSSATVLFVLKHILEQPLQEAPAGDERICSMAFGPGLTVETGLFTKLRQAAGGQEDNAAEADLRMFQSRTAAEAPVA